A stretch of Dyella sp. BiH032 DNA encodes these proteins:
- the rpsG gene encoding 30S ribosomal protein S7 — protein sequence MSRKGSHPARLVLPDPKHGSQLIARFINMVMKSGKKSVAESIVYGALDHLGEKHAEPVALVEKALNNIAPAVEVKSRRVGGATYQVPVEVRAGRRMALAMRWAIESARKRGETSMPRKLAAELLEASENRGGAIKKREETHRMAEANKAFSHYRW from the coding sequence ATGTCGCGTAAAGGTTCCCATCCCGCCCGCCTGGTCCTGCCGGACCCGAAGCACGGCAGCCAGCTGATCGCCCGTTTCATCAACATGGTGATGAAGAGCGGCAAGAAGTCCGTGGCCGAAAGCATCGTCTACGGTGCACTTGACCACCTCGGCGAGAAGCACGCCGAGCCGGTGGCTCTGGTCGAAAAGGCGCTGAATAACATCGCCCCTGCGGTCGAAGTGAAGTCCCGCCGCGTGGGTGGTGCCACTTACCAGGTGCCGGTCGAAGTTCGCGCCGGTCGTCGTATGGCGCTGGCCATGCGCTGGGCCATCGAGTCCGCCCGCAAGCGTGGCGAGACCTCGATGCCGCGCAAGCTGGCCGCCGAGCTGCTCGAGGCTTCCGAGAATCGCGGTGGCGCGATCAAGAAGCGCGAAGAGACGCATCGTATGGCAGAGGCTAACAAGGCCTTCTCGCACTACCGCTGGTAA
- the fusA gene encoding elongation factor G has product MARTTPIERYRNFGIMAHIDAGKTTTTERILFYTGVSHKIGEVHDGAATMDWMEQEQERGITITSAATTAFWKGMDRSLPEHRFNIIDTPGHVDFTIEVERSLRVLDGAVFVLCAVGGVQPQSETVWRQANKYHVPRLAFVNKMDRTGANFYKVVEQLKARLGANPVPMQVPIGAEDNFEGVIDLLKMKSIVWDMESQGMKFEYQDIPANLKDKADEARSFMVEAAAEATEDLMNKYLEEGDLSEEEIVGGLRARTLSSEIIPVYCGTAFKNKGVQAMLDAVVNLLPSPADRPPVAGVDEDEKEATRNADDNAPFSALAFKIMTDPFVGSLTFFRVYSGTLNAGDQVYNPVKSRKERIGRILQMHANERQEIKEVRAGDIAAAVGLKDVTTGDTLCSQDHVITLERMTFPEPVISMAVEPKTKSDQEKMGIALGRLAAEDPSFRVRTDEESGQTIISGMGELHLDIIVDRMRREFNVEANVGKPQVAYRETIRKSDVKSDYKHAKQSGGKGQYGHVVLELSPMTEEDKKDSNVKDDFLFVNEITGGVIPKEFIPAVEKGLRETITSGPLAGFPVVGIKCKLVFGSYHDVDSSETAFKIAASMGFKEGFRKADPVLLEPIMKVEVVTPEDYVGDVMGDLSRRRGLLQGQDDTPSGKTINAMVPLGEMFGYATTIRSLTQGRATFTMEFDHYAEAPNNIAEQVIKKA; this is encoded by the coding sequence GTGGCACGCACCACCCCCATCGAGCGCTACCGCAACTTCGGCATCATGGCCCACATCGATGCCGGTAAGACCACCACCACGGAGCGCATCCTGTTCTACACCGGCGTCAGTCACAAGATTGGCGAGGTGCATGACGGTGCGGCAACCATGGACTGGATGGAGCAGGAGCAGGAGCGCGGTATCACCATTACGTCGGCGGCGACGACGGCGTTCTGGAAGGGTATGGATCGGTCTCTGCCTGAGCATCGCTTCAATATCATCGATACCCCTGGGCACGTAGACTTCACCATCGAGGTGGAGCGTTCGTTGCGCGTGCTCGATGGTGCCGTGTTCGTGCTTTGTGCCGTGGGTGGTGTGCAGCCGCAGTCGGAAACCGTTTGGCGCCAGGCCAACAAGTACCATGTGCCGCGCCTTGCGTTCGTCAACAAGATGGATCGCACGGGTGCCAATTTCTACAAGGTGGTCGAGCAGCTGAAGGCGCGCCTGGGTGCGAACCCGGTGCCGATGCAGGTGCCGATCGGCGCCGAGGACAACTTCGAGGGCGTGATCGACCTGCTCAAGATGAAGTCCATCGTCTGGGACATGGAGTCCCAGGGCATGAAGTTTGAATACCAGGACATCCCCGCAAACCTGAAGGACAAGGCTGATGAGGCCCGTAGCTTCATGGTCGAGGCGGCTGCAGAGGCGACCGAAGATCTGATGAATAAGTACTTGGAGGAGGGCGACCTCTCCGAGGAAGAAATTGTCGGTGGTCTGCGTGCGCGTACGCTGTCCAGTGAGATCATCCCGGTCTATTGCGGTACGGCGTTCAAGAATAAGGGCGTCCAGGCGATGCTCGACGCGGTGGTGAACTTGCTGCCGTCGCCGGCTGATCGTCCCCCGGTTGCCGGCGTGGATGAGGACGAGAAGGAAGCGACTCGCAACGCCGATGACAACGCGCCGTTCTCCGCGCTGGCGTTCAAGATCATGACCGATCCGTTCGTCGGCTCGCTTACGTTTTTCCGCGTCTACTCGGGGACGCTCAATGCTGGTGACCAGGTGTATAACCCGGTCAAGTCACGCAAGGAGCGTATCGGCCGTATCCTGCAGATGCACGCGAACGAGCGTCAGGAAATCAAGGAAGTTCGCGCCGGCGATATCGCCGCAGCGGTCGGCCTGAAGGATGTGACGACGGGCGATACGCTGTGCTCGCAGGACCACGTGATCACCCTGGAGCGCATGACGTTCCCGGAGCCGGTGATTTCGATGGCCGTCGAGCCGAAGACCAAGTCCGACCAGGAAAAGATGGGTATCGCGCTGGGTCGTCTAGCTGCCGAGGATCCGTCTTTCCGGGTGCGTACCGATGAAGAGTCTGGTCAGACGATCATCTCCGGCATGGGTGAGCTGCATCTGGACATCATCGTTGACCGCATGAGGCGTGAGTTCAACGTCGAAGCCAACGTCGGCAAGCCGCAGGTCGCCTATCGCGAGACGATCCGCAAGAGCGACGTGAAGTCCGATTACAAGCATGCCAAGCAGTCGGGCGGTAAGGGCCAGTATGGCCACGTCGTGCTCGAGCTGTCGCCGATGACCGAGGAGGATAAGAAAGACTCCAACGTCAAGGACGATTTCCTCTTTGTCAACGAAATTACCGGCGGCGTTATTCCAAAGGAATTCATTCCGGCGGTCGAGAAGGGCTTGCGTGAGACCATCACGAGCGGCCCGCTCGCCGGCTTCCCGGTCGTGGGCATCAAGTGCAAGCTGGTGTTCGGTTCGTACCATGACGTTGACTCCTCCGAAACGGCGTTCAAGATTGCTGCTTCGATGGGCTTCAAGGAAGGCTTCCGCAAAGCAGATCCTGTTCTGCTCGAGCCGATCATGAAGGTCGAGGTGGTGACGCCGGAAGACTATGTCGGTGACGTCATGGGCGATCTGAGTCGCCGTCGTGGTCTGTTGCAGGGCCAGGACGACACGCCGTCGGGCAAGACCATTAATGCGATGGTGCCGCTTGGCGAGATGTTCGGCTATGCGACCACTATTCGCTCGCTGACCCAGGGTCGCGCAACGTTCACGATGGAGTTCGACCACTACGCTGAGGCGCCGAACAACATCGCCGAGCAGGTCATCAAGAAGGCCTGA
- the tuf gene encoding elongation factor Tu, translating into MAKGKFERTKPHVNVGTIGHVDHGKTTLTAALTKVGAERFGGEFKAYDAIDAAPEEKARGITISTAHVEYESPTRHYAHVDCPGHADYVKNMITGAAQMDGAILVCSAADGPMPQTREHILLSRQVGVPYIVVFLNKADMVDDKELLELVEMEVRELLSKYEFPGDDTPIIVGSARAALEGDQSDIGVPAIIKLVEALDTYIPEPVRTLDKPFLMPVEDVFSISGRGTVVTGRVETGIIKVGEEIEIVGIRPTTKTTVTGVEMFRKLLDQGQAGDNVGLLLRGTKRDDVERGQVLAKPGSITPHTEFEAEVYVLSKDEGGRHTPFFKGYRPQFYFRTTDVTGAIELPEGVEMVMPGDNVKMKVTLIAPIAMTDGLRFAIREGGRTVGAGVVAKITK; encoded by the coding sequence ATGGCAAAGGGTAAGTTCGAACGCACCAAGCCGCACGTCAACGTGGGCACGATTGGCCACGTGGACCACGGCAAGACGACGCTGACGGCGGCGCTGACGAAGGTGGGTGCTGAGCGTTTCGGCGGCGAATTCAAGGCATACGACGCGATTGACGCGGCGCCGGAAGAGAAGGCACGTGGCATCACGATCTCGACGGCGCACGTGGAATACGAATCGCCGACGCGCCATTACGCGCACGTGGACTGCCCGGGCCACGCCGACTACGTGAAGAACATGATCACGGGTGCGGCGCAGATGGACGGCGCGATTCTGGTGTGCTCGGCCGCTGACGGCCCGATGCCGCAGACGCGTGAACACATCCTGCTGTCGCGCCAGGTCGGCGTGCCGTACATCGTGGTCTTCCTGAACAAGGCGGACATGGTGGACGACAAGGAGCTGCTCGAGCTGGTCGAGATGGAAGTGCGCGAGCTGCTGTCGAAGTACGAGTTCCCGGGCGACGACACCCCGATCATCGTGGGTTCGGCGCGTGCGGCGCTGGAAGGCGACCAGTCGGACATTGGCGTGCCGGCGATCATCAAGCTGGTGGAAGCGCTGGACACGTACATTCCGGAGCCGGTGCGTACGCTGGACAAGCCGTTCCTGATGCCGGTGGAAGACGTGTTCTCGATCTCGGGCCGTGGCACGGTGGTGACCGGTCGCGTGGAGACGGGCATCATCAAGGTGGGCGAGGAAATCGAGATCGTCGGTATCCGTCCGACGACCAAGACGACCGTGACCGGCGTGGAGATGTTCCGCAAGCTGCTGGATCAGGGCCAGGCGGGCGACAACGTGGGTCTGCTGCTGCGCGGCACGAAGCGTGACGACGTGGAGCGTGGCCAGGTGCTGGCCAAGCCGGGTTCGATCACGCCGCACACGGAGTTCGAGGCCGAGGTGTACGTGCTGTCGAAGGACGAGGGTGGCCGTCATACGCCGTTCTTCAAGGGTTACCGCCCGCAGTTCTACTTCCGCACCACCGACGTGACCGGCGCGATCGAGCTGCCGGAAGGCGTGGAGATGGTGATGCCGGGTGACAACGTGAAGATGAAGGTCACCCTGATCGCGCCGATCGCGATGACGGACGGCCTGCGCTTCGCGATCCGCGAAGGTGGCCGCACCGTCGGTGCCGGCGTCGTCGCCAAGATCACCAAGTAA
- the rpsJ gene encoding 30S ribosomal protein S10 — translation MANQKIRIRLKAFDHRLIDRSASEIVETAKRTGATVLGPIPLPTKIERYTILVSPHVDKDARDQYETRTHKRVLDIVDPNDKTVDALMKLDLAAGVDVQIKLG, via the coding sequence ATGGCGAACCAAAAGATTCGCATCCGGCTTAAGGCGTTCGATCATCGTCTGATCGACCGTTCGGCCAGCGAAATCGTCGAGACGGCCAAGCGCACCGGCGCCACGGTCCTCGGCCCGATTCCGCTGCCGACCAAGATCGAGCGCTACACCATTCTGGTGTCGCCGCACGTCGACAAAGATGCCCGCGACCAGTACGAAACCCGTACCCACAAGCGCGTGCTCGATATCGTTGATCCCAACGACAAGACCGTGGACGCGCTCATGAAGCTTGATCTCGCCGCTGGCGTCGATGTTCAGATCAAGCTCGGCTGA
- the rplC gene encoding 50S ribosomal protein L3, which translates to MSIGLVGRKCGMSRLFTEDGRSIPVTLIEATPNRVTQLKTEDNDGYSAVQVAAGVKRASLLTQPLKGHYAKAKVEPGRGLWEFRVTADELGKYSVGAEIKADDVFQVGQIVDVAGVSKGKGFQGTIKRHNFTMGDATHGNSLSHRAPGSIGQRQTPGRVFPGKKMSGHMGAVNRTQQGLEVVKVDAERHLIAVKGAVPGATGGDVVIRPTTKG; encoded by the coding sequence ATGAGTATCGGACTGGTTGGCCGCAAGTGCGGCATGAGCCGACTCTTCACTGAAGACGGACGCTCGATTCCGGTGACGCTGATTGAAGCCACCCCGAATCGCGTCACCCAGCTGAAGACGGAAGATAATGATGGCTACAGCGCTGTGCAGGTCGCGGCGGGCGTCAAGCGCGCCAGCCTGCTGACCCAGCCGCTGAAGGGCCACTACGCGAAGGCGAAGGTCGAGCCGGGCCGTGGTCTGTGGGAGTTCCGCGTGACTGCCGACGAGCTCGGCAAGTACAGCGTGGGCGCCGAGATCAAGGCCGACGACGTGTTCCAGGTGGGTCAGATTGTTGACGTCGCCGGTGTGTCGAAGGGTAAGGGCTTCCAGGGCACCATCAAGCGCCACAACTTCACCATGGGCGACGCCACCCACGGTAACTCGCTGTCGCATCGCGCGCCGGGTTCTATCGGTCAGCGTCAGACCCCGGGTCGTGTGTTTCCTGGCAAGAAGATGTCCGGCCACATGGGTGCGGTGAACCGTACGCAGCAGGGTCTGGAAGTGGTCAAGGTCGACGCCGAGCGTCATCTGATCGCGGTCAAGGGCGCTGTCCCCGGTGCTACCGGTGGCGACGTCGTGATCCGTCCGACCACCAAGGGTTGA
- the rplD gene encoding 50S ribosomal protein L4 has translation MELNVIGAKPLNVSDEVFGGEFKQALVHQVVVAYQAGGRAGTKAQLSRGDLSGTTKKFKKQKGGGARHGDYRAPIFVGGGVTFAAKPRNYEQKVNRKAYRVALRSILSELNRQGRLKVVESFGIDTPKTKAMVAKLAELQVSGRVLLVSEDANEATFLAARNIPYIHVVDVLALNPVSLVGSDHVVVTVDAVKKIEEWLA, from the coding sequence ATGGAACTGAATGTCATTGGCGCCAAGCCACTCAATGTGTCGGACGAAGTGTTCGGCGGTGAGTTCAAGCAGGCCCTGGTCCACCAGGTGGTTGTCGCCTACCAGGCCGGCGGTCGCGCCGGTACCAAGGCGCAGCTGTCGCGTGGCGACTTGTCGGGTACCACGAAGAAGTTCAAGAAGCAGAAGGGTGGCGGCGCTCGTCACGGTGATTACCGCGCTCCAATCTTCGTCGGCGGTGGTGTCACCTTTGCTGCCAAGCCCCGCAACTACGAGCAGAAGGTCAACCGCAAGGCCTATCGCGTAGCGCTGCGCTCCATTCTTTCGGAGCTCAATCGCCAGGGTCGTCTGAAGGTGGTCGAGAGCTTCGGCATCGATACTCCGAAGACCAAGGCGATGGTCGCCAAGCTGGCTGAGCTGCAGGTTTCCGGCCGCGTGCTGCTGGTGTCGGAAGACGCCAACGAGGCTACCTTCCTGGCAGCGCGCAACATCCCGTACATCCACGTGGTGGACGTGTTGGCGCTGAACCCGGTGAGCCTGGTCGGTTCGGACCATGTCGTCGTGACCGTCGATGCGGTTAAGAAGATCGAGGAGTGGCTGGCATGA
- the rplW gene encoding 50S ribosomal protein L23 — translation MSNERILNTLRAPHISEKAARLAEGNQYVFVVAPEATKADVRAAVEQMFDVKVEQVNLVNAKGKVKSFRFRAGNRQGKRKAYVRLADGQTIDVAAKA, via the coding sequence ATGAGCAACGAACGCATTCTCAACACGCTGCGCGCGCCGCACATTTCCGAGAAGGCGGCCCGTCTTGCCGAGGGCAACCAGTACGTTTTCGTGGTGGCCCCCGAGGCAACCAAGGCCGATGTCCGTGCGGCGGTGGAGCAGATGTTCGACGTCAAAGTTGAGCAGGTGAACCTCGTCAATGCCAAGGGCAAGGTCAAGTCCTTCCGTTTCCGCGCTGGCAACCGCCAGGGCAAGCGCAAGGCCTATGTGCGCCTGGCTGATGGTCAAACCATCGACGTGGCGGCCAAGGCCTGA
- the rplB gene encoding 50S ribosomal protein L2 produces the protein MALITHKPTSAGRRDAVSVRTPGLHKGAPYAALTESQTKTGGRNHFGRITTRHRGGGHKQHYRIIDFKRDKEGIAARVERIEYDPNRTAHIALLCYADGERRYIIAPKGVQVGDRLVSGHDAPIKAGNSLPLRNIPVGSTVHCIEMKPGKGAQIARSAGASVQLVARESGYATLRLRSGEMRRVPVDCRATIGEVGNSEHSLKKLGKAGAKRWQGIRPTVRGVAMNPVDHPHGGGEGRTSGGRHPVSPWGTPTKGYKTRNNKRTQQFIVRRRK, from the coding sequence ATGGCACTGATCACTCACAAGCCCACCTCCGCCGGACGTCGCGACGCGGTCAGCGTGCGTACGCCGGGCCTGCACAAGGGCGCGCCGTACGCGGCGTTGACCGAGTCGCAGACCAAGACTGGTGGCCGTAACCACTTCGGTCGCATCACCACGCGTCATCGTGGCGGCGGTCATAAGCAGCATTACCGCATCATCGACTTCAAGCGAGACAAGGAAGGCATTGCCGCCCGCGTCGAGCGTATTGAATACGATCCCAACCGCACCGCGCACATTGCGCTGCTGTGCTACGCCGACGGCGAGCGCCGCTACATCATCGCGCCGAAGGGTGTGCAGGTTGGCGATCGCTTGGTGTCGGGTCACGACGCGCCGATCAAGGCCGGTAACAGCCTGCCGCTGCGCAATATTCCGGTCGGCTCGACCGTGCACTGCATCGAGATGAAGCCCGGCAAGGGCGCGCAGATCGCTCGCAGCGCCGGCGCCTCGGTTCAGCTGGTCGCCCGCGAATCGGGTTACGCCACGCTTCGTCTGCGCTCCGGTGAAATGCGCCGGGTGCCGGTCGATTGCCGCGCCACCATCGGCGAAGTCGGCAACAGTGAGCATAGCCTGAAGAAGCTCGGCAAGGCCGGCGCCAAGCGTTGGCAGGGTATCCGCCCGACCGTTCGCGGTGTGGCAATGAACCCGGTCGACCATCCGCACGGTGGCGGTGAAGGTCGTACCTCCGGCGGCCGTCATCCGGTCAGCCCGTGGGGCACGCCGACCAAGGGCTACAAGACTCGTAACAACAAGCGCACGCAGCAGTTCATCGTGCGTCGTCGCAAGTAA
- the rpsS gene encoding 30S ribosomal protein S19 codes for MPRSLKKGPFVDLHLVKKVEAAVSTSNKRPIKTWSRRSMILPEMVGLTIAIHNGRQHVPVLVNENMVGHKLGEFAVTRTFKGHGGDKKGK; via the coding sequence ATGCCGCGTTCTTTGAAGAAAGGTCCGTTTGTCGACCTTCACCTCGTCAAGAAGGTGGAAGCTGCGGTTTCCACTAGCAACAAGCGTCCGATCAAGACTTGGTCGCGTCGCTCCATGATCCTGCCGGAAATGGTGGGATTGACCATCGCCATCCACAACGGTCGCCAGCACGTGCCGGTGCTCGTCAACGAGAACATGGTCGGGCATAAGCTCGGCGAGTTCGCGGTGACCCGCACCTTCAAGGGCCATGGCGGCGATAAGAAGGGCAAGTGA
- the rplV gene encoding 50S ribosomal protein L22 has translation MSTEAKAILRSARISAQKARLVADLVRGMPVGRASDVLQFTNKKAAHIVRKVLLSAVANAENNLGADVDELKVSRIFVDEGPAMKRMYARAKGRGSRILKRTSHITVVVGN, from the coding sequence ATGAGCACTGAAGCCAAAGCGATCCTGCGTAGCGCCCGCATTTCGGCGCAGAAGGCACGCCTGGTGGCTGACCTGGTTCGCGGCATGCCCGTGGGCCGAGCCAGCGACGTGCTCCAGTTCACCAACAAGAAGGCCGCGCACATTGTCCGCAAGGTGTTGCTGTCGGCCGTCGCCAACGCCGAGAACAACCTCGGCGCTGATGTCGATGAGCTGAAGGTCTCGCGCATCTTCGTCGACGAAGGTCCGGCGATGAAGCGCATGTACGCCCGCGCCAAAGGCCGGGGATCTCGCATCCTGAAGCGCACGAGCCACATCACTGTGGTCGTTGGCAACTGA
- the rpsC gene encoding 30S ribosomal protein S3, giving the protein MGHKVHPTGIRLGIAKDWNSKWYANKGEYAQYLAADLKVREMLRKKLAQAGISKIQIERPAKTARVTIHTARPGVVIGKKGEDIEKLRKEVSQLMGVPAHINVSEVRKPELDAQLVAESIAQQLERRIMFRRAMKRSVGNAMRLGALGIKINVSGRLNGAEIARSEWAREGRVPLHTLRADIDYGFAEAHTTYGVIGIKVWIYKGEIFDLSQVGQEAKEESSQPRREGGEGRRESRREGGEGRRERTAK; this is encoded by the coding sequence ATGGGTCATAAAGTTCATCCCACCGGTATCCGCCTCGGCATTGCCAAGGACTGGAACTCGAAGTGGTACGCCAATAAGGGCGAATACGCACAGTACCTCGCTGCCGACCTCAAGGTCCGCGAGATGCTGCGCAAGAAGCTGGCTCAGGCCGGCATCTCGAAGATCCAGATCGAGCGTCCGGCCAAGACGGCGCGCGTGACGATCCACACCGCCCGTCCGGGCGTGGTGATCGGCAAGAAGGGTGAGGACATCGAGAAGCTGCGCAAGGAAGTCAGCCAGCTCATGGGCGTCCCGGCGCACATCAACGTCAGCGAAGTGCGCAAGCCCGAGCTTGACGCCCAGCTGGTGGCTGAGTCGATCGCGCAGCAGCTCGAGCGTCGCATCATGTTCCGCCGCGCCATGAAGCGCTCGGTCGGCAACGCGATGCGCCTTGGTGCCCTGGGCATCAAGATCAACGTGTCCGGTCGTCTGAACGGCGCTGAGATCGCTCGTTCCGAGTGGGCCCGCGAAGGCCGCGTGCCGCTGCATACCCTGCGTGCGGACATCGACTACGGCTTCGCGGAAGCTCACACCACCTACGGTGTCATCGGCATCAAGGTGTGGATCTACAAGGGCGAAATCTTCGACCTGTCCCAGGTGGGCCAGGAAGCGAAGGAAGAGTCGTCGCAGCCGCGCCGCGAAGGTGGCGAGGGTCGTCGTGAATCGCGTCGCGAGGGCGGTGAAGGCCGCCGCGAGCGGACGGCGAAGTAA
- the rplP gene encoding 50S ribosomal protein L16 has translation MLQPKRTKYRKQFKGRNDGLAFSSNLVSFGEYGLKATTHGALTARQIEAARRCITRFVKRGGKLWIRVFPDKPITKKPIEVRMGAGKGGVEYWVAPIQPGRMLYEIEGVDEATAREAFRLAAAKLSVQTQFVSRAVM, from the coding sequence ATGTTGCAACCCAAGCGAACCAAATACCGCAAGCAGTTCAAGGGCCGTAATGACGGTCTGGCATTCAGCTCGAACCTCGTGAGCTTCGGCGAGTACGGCCTCAAGGCCACCACTCATGGCGCGCTGACCGCGCGCCAGATCGAAGCGGCACGTCGTTGCATCACCCGCTTCGTGAAGCGCGGCGGCAAGCTGTGGATCCGCGTGTTCCCGGACAAGCCGATCACCAAGAAGCCGATCGAAGTCCGAATGGGCGCAGGTAAGGGTGGCGTCGAATACTGGGTCGCTCCGATCCAGCCCGGCCGCATGCTCTATGAAATCGAGGGCGTCGACGAAGCTACGGCTCGCGAGGCGTTTCGCCTGGCTGCTGCCAAGCTGTCGGTGCAGACCCAGTTCGTATCCCGAGCGGTGATGTGA
- the rpmC gene encoding 50S ribosomal protein L29 → MAMKDLINKSADELKQHLLDLRKEQFNLRMQKGTGQLNQPHQLRRVRRDIARAKFALGGKK, encoded by the coding sequence ATGGCCATGAAAGATCTGATCAACAAATCGGCCGACGAGCTGAAGCAGCACCTGCTGGACCTGCGCAAGGAGCAGTTCAATCTGCGCATGCAGAAAGGCACCGGCCAGCTCAACCAGCCGCACCAGCTGCGCCGTGTTCGGCGCGATATCGCCCGCGCGAAGTTCGCGCTCGGCGGCAAAAAGTAA
- the rpsQ gene encoding 30S ribosomal protein S17 — MSENQKQARTLEGRVISNKMDKTVTVLIERQVQHGLLGKIIRRSTKLHAQDDLGANEGDLVRIAECRPLSKTKHHRVVEIVTRAVG; from the coding sequence ATGAGCGAAAACCAAAAGCAGGCGCGCACCCTTGAGGGCCGCGTCATCAGCAATAAGATGGACAAGACGGTGACCGTCCTGATCGAGCGCCAGGTGCAGCACGGCCTGCTGGGCAAGATCATTCGTCGGTCGACCAAGCTGCACGCTCAGGACGACCTCGGTGCAAACGAGGGCGACCTGGTGCGCATCGCGGAGTGCCGTCCGCTGTCGAAGACCAAGCATCACCGCGTGGTCGAAATCGTCACGCGCGCGGTCGGCTAA
- the rplN gene encoding 50S ribosomal protein L14, with protein MIQMQSTLSAADNSGAKELMCIKVLGGSKRRYAAIGDVIKVTVKDAIPRGKVKKGEVYNAVVVRTAKGVRRPDGSLIRFDGNAAVLLNNKLEPIGTRIFGPVTRELRSERFMKIVSLAPEVL; from the coding sequence ATGATCCAGATGCAAAGCACGCTTTCCGCGGCGGACAACAGCGGCGCGAAGGAACTGATGTGCATCAAGGTGCTCGGCGGTTCCAAGCGTCGTTACGCCGCGATCGGTGACGTGATCAAGGTCACCGTGAAGGATGCCATTCCGCGTGGCAAGGTGAAGAAGGGCGAGGTCTACAACGCCGTGGTGGTCCGTACCGCCAAGGGTGTGCGCCGTCCGGATGGCTCGCTGATCCGTTTCGACGGCAATGCAGCGGTCCTACTCAACAATAAGCTCGAGCCGATCGGTACCCGTATTTTCGGACCGGTCACCCGCGAGCTGCGTAGCGAGCGCTTCATGAAGATCGTCTCGCTTGCGCCCGAAGTGCTCTGA
- the rplX gene encoding 50S ribosomal protein L24 has protein sequence MNRIRKGDQVIVITGKNKGQRGDVLRVEGDRVFVSNVNLVKRHTKPNPQANQAGGIVEREASIHISNVQLFNPAKNKGERVGFKTLDDGRKVRVFSSGEVVDA, from the coding sequence ATGAACCGTATCCGCAAGGGTGATCAGGTCATCGTGATCACCGGCAAAAACAAGGGCCAGCGCGGCGACGTGCTGCGCGTTGAGGGCGACCGCGTGTTCGTCTCCAACGTGAACCTGGTCAAGCGCCACACCAAGCCGAACCCGCAGGCCAACCAGGCCGGCGGCATCGTCGAGCGTGAGGCCTCGATCCATATCTCCAATGTGCAGCTGTTCAACCCCGCCAAGAACAAGGGTGAACGCGTGGGCTTCAAGACGCTCGATGATGGGCGCAAGGTCCGCGTGTTCAGTTCTGGCGAGGTCGTGGACGCGTAA
- the rplE gene encoding 50S ribosomal protein L5 encodes MTRLEKFYKDEVVKKLTERFGYQNVMQVPRITKITLNMGVGEAAGNKKVLENAVADMAKISGQKPIQTKARVSVASFKIRDGWPIGCKVTLRRAQMWEFLDRLINISLPRTRDFRGVSGRAFDGRGNYNFGIKEQIIFPEIDFDAVDAMRGMDISITTTAKSDEEAKALLEAFSFPFRN; translated from the coding sequence ATGACGCGCCTTGAGAAGTTTTACAAAGACGAGGTAGTGAAGAAGCTCACCGAGCGCTTCGGCTACCAGAATGTGATGCAGGTTCCCCGCATCACCAAGATCACGCTGAACATGGGCGTGGGCGAAGCGGCGGGCAACAAGAAAGTGCTCGAGAACGCCGTGGCCGACATGGCCAAGATCTCCGGCCAGAAGCCGATCCAGACCAAGGCGCGCGTGTCCGTTGCCTCGTTCAAGATCCGCGACGGCTGGCCGATCGGTTGCAAGGTCACGCTGCGTCGCGCCCAGATGTGGGAGTTCCTGGATCGCCTGATCAATATCTCGCTGCCCCGTACCCGCGATTTCCGCGGTGTGTCGGGCCGCGCCTTCGATGGCCGTGGTAACTACAACTTCGGTATCAAGGAGCAGATCATCTTCCCGGAAATCGACTTCGACGCCGTCGACGCGATGCGCGGTATGGATATCTCCATCACCACCACCGCGAAGTCGGACGAAGAGGCCAAGGCACTGCTGGAAGCCTTCAGCTTCCCGTTCCGCAACTAA
- the rpsN gene encoding 30S ribosomal protein S14: protein MAKTSMINRDLKRTKLAKKYAAKRAELKAIVLSPNASYDEKMVAQTKLQKLPRDASPTRQRTRCALTGRPRAVYAKFGLGRNKLREATMRGDVPGLRKASW, encoded by the coding sequence ATGGCCAAGACCTCCATGATTAACCGCGACCTCAAGCGGACCAAGCTTGCCAAGAAGTATGCCGCCAAGCGCGCAGAGCTGAAGGCGATCGTGCTGAGCCCCAACGCGTCTTATGACGAGAAGATGGTGGCTCAGACCAAGCTGCAGAAGCTGCCGCGCGATGCCAGCCCGACCCGCCAGCGGACCCGCTGCGCTCTGACCGGCCGTCCGCGTGCCGTGTATGCCAAGTTTGGCCTCGGCCGCAACAAGCTACGCGAAGCCACCATGCGTGGTGACGTCCCCGGCCTGCGCAAGGCCAGCTGGTAA